The following is a genomic window from Carassius gibelio isolate Cgi1373 ecotype wild population from Czech Republic chromosome B20, carGib1.2-hapl.c, whole genome shotgun sequence.
CATTTTTATGTTAGATCGAGTAGAAATTTTATTTGCAATTTGTAATTGCATGTTGCCATTTTTTACAGAAACGCTTACATGTTACTTAACAGTATTGTGAGATGTTAAAGACATTTCTAACTATTTGAATGTAGGCTATACATATTATTGAGCTTTTAAGCATTATATTAaggaatttttttgtttgttaatagcTTAACGTTGATATAaagaatttttaataattatcacTGTCAAGCATTTAACCTAAAATATGTTGTATGTGGTAAGACAAAAATAACTGGTTTTGTTAGTcaaaaatcaaaaataatttaatatgactgaataaaaatacaaataaaaagtaactTTTGGTAACATTTATAAACTCTTTATACAGTGCACTGATAAGTTTTCATCCCCCTTTCCCCCCCAAAGTCAAAGCAACGGTTCGTTTATAAAATGTGGCTCACCTTCCACAACATCTCAAGTCATGGCTAGAAAGAAGCGGAGAGGGGTAATTccaaacttttttatatatatatatatttgttaaaatcttttaaatatttttttaaactcctAATACATTACTCTCtgataatttgtaaatatattgcaGATCATTGAGAAAAGACGAAGGGACcgaataaataatagtttatcaGAGTTGCGTCGTCTGGTGCCAACAGCATTTGAGAAACAGGTGAGTAGATATTTCTGCTTCAGCCCTTGCatgttttttacacacacacacacacacacacacacacacacacacatatatatatatatatatatgcaaagtagaagttctaataataataataattataataaataaaaagtaagtgGAAGAGGATGTTGTCAAAGCTATCATATTAAAAACACTTATCCTCACATATCCTATTGCTTCTCCCAAGGGATCTGCCAAGTTAGAGAAGGCGGAAATATTGCAGATGACAGTGGATCACTTGAAGATGCTCCAGGCCACGGGAGGAAAAGGTAGTCTGCTTGTCATTGGCTCCCGTTTTGCACACCACATAACACTGCAGTGAAATCTGAGTACAGAGTTCCCTTTTGACCAGATTAAAGTGGAAATCAATGTTAATGGTAGGATTGAACTCGTGGGAAAGTGCCGGCAGGACAAAAGAAGCACTTGACCCTGGGATTGTGTTTGCTTTCATAAATCCATGGGAGGGGAGTGGGGCCACATTCACAGGCTGCACTGTTGGGGGTTTGTTAGGGCTCTCCAATGAGTGTTAAAACCGAAGCACTGGGGAgacaaaacaaacatacaaacaggTCAGGTCACAATCCCGGTCTGCTTAGGTTTAGCCTCTCGAGCACAGTGAGGTTACATTTTACTCATCATGATAAAAGCttcaaatcaagtcacctttatttatttagcacttGAACTGTTTCACACCAGCTTCATGGTAATAAGTAGGAAAATAACAGAATCAGAGATGCAAACTTCAAATTCAACATCTCTTgaaaagcagctctacagaaacaATAATGTCATTAATCAGCTCATCAGTTCCGtgttaattcagttcagttcagtaccTGTGAAAAGTTAAATTATGAAATTAGTTCAattcagctataaagcagctctacacaAGACAATAGTGTCTTTATTTAGCTcgagtcagttcagtgttgattcattttaattcaatcatactgtaaaaattgtaaattatGAAATTAGTTCAATTCAGCTCTGTAGAACACAATGGTGTTATTATTGAGCTCAACTGTTGATTCATAGTTTAGTAAAAGTGTCACTGTTCTAAGTAAGTTCAGTTATAAAAACAGCTCTATAAGAGATAGTagtgtcatcattcagctcaattcaattcaagttttgtTCACATCCATTGGTGTCAGTGCAGTCAAATTGATAATGCAGTATAACAGAATATGAATATGAagtgttttttaaacaaatatttttaattgttctctctcacactctctcaggaTACTTTGATGCTCATTCTCTGGCCATGGACTTCATGAGCATCGGCTTCAGGGAGTGTCTCACTGAAGTGGCGAGGTATTTGAGCTCCATTGAAGGTCTGGATTCCAGCGACCCCCTCCGCGTCCGCTTGGTTTCTCACCTCAGCAGCTGCGCCTCGCAGAGGGATGCGGCCGCCATGACCACATCAATGGCCCATCACCAGCAGGCCCTCCACCCACATCACTGGGCCGCCGCTTTGCATCCCATCCCAGCGGCGTTCCTGCAACAAAGCGGACTTCCGTCCTCAGAGAGTTCCTCTAGCAGGCTGTCTGAGGTTCCTCAGAGGGGTGCAGCCCTGCTGACCTCCTCCTTCACCCACAGTGACACCGCGCTCAGAGCGCCCTCTACTGGCAGCCTTGCTCCTTGTGTACCGCCACTATCCACCTCGCTGCTTTCGATATCGGCGACCGTTCACGCGGCGGCCGCTGCTGCAGCGGCGCAAACCTTCCCTCTAACGTTTCCCGGAGGATTCCCGCTTTTCAGCCCCAGTGTAACGGCATCTTCAGTGGGTTCTTCCTCCGTGAGCCCTTCCGTTTCCACATCCACCACATCCCAACAGAGCAGCGGAAGAAGCAGTAAACCATACAGACCATGGGGGACTGAAGTGGGAGCGTTTTAAGTGTTGGATTTGCTCTTGTTGAATCTGGACGTCTTCCACACTTTGTACATAAAGGAAAGAAAACAGCTATTGTGCCTGCTTTGGTCAGCACTTTGGGTTTTTTTCTTTACACTTGTGCACATATGTAACATCAAAGATAAGCCAACTTTCTGGAAGGGAAAGAAAGACTGACTTTACACTTCAAGCTGTGTTGAAATCCATAACAATGGAAgagcaattttcatttttgaagaaaaaatcagtTACTGTTTAACTTCATGTAAAGGGCTGTACTGTGTGACAGTGCCTGCATAAACACTGCTAATATGCTGCATTTGAGATCTATGATTTGATATTTCTACATAGAAAAAGCATGTGATTTTAACAAACATACAGTAGCATTAGAGTAAAACAGAACAGCTTGTTCAAAGACAAACCAAAGGTTTTGCAGATAATCACTAAAGTGAGGTGTGAATCAGTTTTGTAATCTATGATTTAACAATCCAGTTTGTAaatctgtatatgtgtaagatTGTAACTAGAGTTTATATTGAAATTAGACAGATGAGTTGGTATGATGCACTTCAATCACTactgttttttggggggggagaCAGGATCTTCTCCGCTTTACACAATAGGgctactgaattaaaaaaaaaaataacattcactAATACTCATATGTGAGATTTTCTACTACTGTAACTTTGTTACCTTTTTAATAACCCTACCACACTCTGTAAGATGTAACCATtttctatgcaaaaaaaaaaaaaaaaaaaaaaaaacagatgtccCTGAAGAAACTGcgtgttttttttattctgacaCATATGCCATAAAACCATCATTCCATTTGCTTTCACCACAACAGATCGTGGAATTTTATGAGAGAAAGTAATTGTTTTCCCAGAGCATAATTTGAGTTCTTGAAATTGTatggtggaaaaaaaatattagtgttCTTTTATGTGTTTTTCTAATAATGCAGAAGAATCCaatgaagtgaaacaaacaaCTGCAATTATAAGTGCCACTTCAACAGTCATAAATCTGTCGAAAAAACTTTAAAGacatactccaccccaaaatgaaaattttgctattaatcactttacccccatgtcgttccaaacccgtaaaagctttgtttgtctttggaacacaatataagatattttggatgaaaaccgggaggcttgtgactacCAGTTGACTGCCAAGTAAcgacactgtcaaagtccagaaaagtatgaaagaccgTCAGAATAgtatcgtcagaatagtccatctgtcatCAGCGGATCAATCTGAATTTTATGAAGCttcgagaatactttttgtatgtgaagaaaacaaaaataacaactttattcaacaattcaccTACTCTGCATCACCGTAACACAATTTTGTAGAATATCCGCTGAGCGCAAGCAGCGTATGGAATagtgttgaataaagttgtaatttttttgtttccttccagtacaaaaagtattctcatcgaTTCATAAAATTAAGATTGAACCagtgatggactattctgacaatgttagtcagggtggactatccctttaaagtttgCTACAAACACATTATGAATAAAACACACACCAACATTCAACATTGTTACATAATCACcatcaattttacatttttgtttgtaaaactTTCAATGCCAAATTTGACACTGCAATGATTTCAATTATCACTGTAACATTTTAGataacataaaatatgtttaatgtggTAACATCTATGGTTTTGTtggtcaaaaatatattaaaaagtagtttttaaaAGTATCTACAAACAACTTTAaagtaagctaaaaaaaaatcttcttttgtttATAAAATCTGACTATGCCAAATTTGTTGATGCTGCAACCATTTCTAAGTAACCTTTAAGAAGTTCTCATTTGATGTTTACTGTTATTCAAAGACAAGGTCCCTCAAGGTCCCCCTTGGTCCCTCAGGGACAGCTCAAGTCAAAACTTATGTAGCTATTCTGGCGGGCGTGAACAAACCATCGGTCGCACTGCAGTAGTGTGTGCCACATGAAAGCACAACAACACCAGTCACTCCTCCCCAAGATGGGTCTTTATGCAGGCCTAATCCACTCCCTTTATGCCAGGGTCTGTTAGACAGATTTACATTAGTAAATCACTGTCACACCATTAAATTCCTTAAGAGAAAAAGTATCAGCATTTCCAAGTGAATGGGGATTAAGGCAAACAGCGCCTGCTACCCACCGGCAATCATGGGAAAAGTGCGGGGCCATAAATCCGCCGGTTATCTGCTTTAGAGCGGCTGGTTCTCACGCCGGGCCCCTGCCTTTGAAGTGGCCGTCATATATCAAGGGCGCACATGATCTCCccaaaacatcacacaggcaAAGAGTCAGCGGTGTGAACATGGTCAGTAAGCCTGTCAGCTTCATTAGTTTCCACACATAAAAATGGTTTAGCTACTACAAGATGTGTTTCATGCTCCAGGCCGCAGGATAAAAGCAGCATAGATATGATCATAGCTCACATAGATCATATTCTAGGCTCGGGGGAACAGGATCAGTCATTTTGACTTTTTAACCTGAACTGTTTGGTATTATCTGTAACATTTAATACACTGAAGAGGATGTATTGAGCATATGAAAGTAAATTTTAAGAGAATATATCTGCTTATCTAGCCTCTTGTTTataattgcaaaacataaagatTATGATTAATGAACTGTCCTcccacatttttaaaacataatagaAGCAAacccatagatagatagatagatagatagatagatagatagatagatagatagatagatagatagatagatagatagatagatagatagatagatagatagatagatagatagatagatagatagatagatagatagatagatagatattcaatACCATGGTAAATATCAAATGGTTTTTCCTGCACTTTACCACCACAGTACGTTTTGTATAGGAATTACCCGCCAGcattattaacataaaaaaaaaattaagagaacaATTCCCTCATTATGTTTAATCTTGATGTCACTATAACTGAAAAGACAACAAATGTGTCTTCACTAGAGAAATGCTGCCATCTGGTGCGAGATCATTTTAAGGCGCAGATTGTTTTTCATTTAGTCACTCGTTTGTGCAGACTACGTGCAattagcatttttcaaaatatttcctGTAGTAGTTTCTATTTTATAAAATCACAtagaataaaaaggaaaataaataacacgatacattatatattaaactgtgttcaAGACGTCATCCTCGTCTGGCCAATCACAGCTCCGCGTTTTTTCACGCAGTCAAAACACGGAAGTAAACATATGGTATACACATGTTTTGCGCTAAATGTAACAACATTGCAAACGCATCGGTTTCCTGATGTAATTTACCGTTTTATTGATGGTTGAGAATTTATCAAGCTTTCGCCGTTCTCGACAAATGTTTGGCGTTTTACCACGAAATAGATTATTTATCGTGAATACATTTTTGGTGGACTTTGGAGTTAGTAAAGAGTATGAAGTCGTTTAAATTTCCAGGCCGTCATGGATATGCAGTGGAGATTTCACCTTTTTTGGCTTCTACGATCGCCTGTGCGTCATCGCAGTATTATGGAATAGCAGGTAATATTTGGAATATTGCATGAACATACATAAATGAAACTGGCATAAATGCCAATGAAAACTCTTCGTGTCTTTTAGGATGTGGGACACTGTTTGTGCTGGAGCAGAGAGAGCCAGATGTTTCACTTGTGAGGAGGTAATTTGTTGGCCTCTTTTAAgacttacttttttttaatacagtgtttttacacacacacacacacacccacccacacacacacacacacgtctgtaaggataggacaatatttgaccgaaatacaactattttaaagtcagcaatctgaggatgcaaaaaaagaaaaatgaaagaaaaaaatatatattatataattattattattttttattattattattatttttattaatgtatttatttgcagcaAGTAATTAGAATATAGGGTAAATTTCTTAATACATATTTAAGGCCACCGTAGATGCATGCAGAGTGTCAAGAAGAAGTGGAGATGTGACTGATCATTAAATAGAGGTTGAGGATCTTTTTGTCTCATACACAGTTTTGACTGGAATGACGGTCTCTTCGATGTGACATGGAGCGAGAACAATGAACATGTGCTGGTGACGGGAGGAGGTGATGGATCTTTGCAGATCTGGGACACTGCCAACCCCCAAGGTCCTCTGCAGGTGCTGAAAGGGCACACACAAGAGGTGAGTTCACACCCTCAGTAGTTTATTATAAAGCTCCCTGCATTTAGCActtcataacttctgaacggcaAAACATCTGACCTTGGTGTAGGTGTATTCAGTAGACTGGAGTCAGACACGGGGGGAACACCTGGTGGTATCGGGATCGTGGGATCACACAGCCAAAGTGGTAAGTGGAGACTTAGTTCAATTCTTAACTAATGCTAAAAATGCAGCTAACCTTTAAAATGAAGatgaaactcttttttttctgtgtactgGGGATCAGACATACTGGAAATGTTGTTACTTGTTGACATAAAATGAGCGTCATGGTTGTCCTGTTTTGCACACAGTGGGATCCGGAGCGATGTCAGTTAGTGAACTCCCTGCAGGGTCATGAGGGTGTCATCTACAGCACAATCTGGTCTCCTCatatcccagcatgctttgcttcaGCCTCAGGTAGGAAAATGAGCTGTATCTGTCTTTCCATGAAGTTTGGAAGGATTGCTGCTATACTTTTGAAAGTGACAGTGTTGGGATGCAGATATTAGAGAAGACTACAGATATTATAGGGTGATCAGAAATGCATAACAAAATGGTACCATGTGGCATGTCAAAACAATCAGAATTCGAATATGCCGTATTGCTAGGTATGTTTATacaaatgaagaatttatttggTGAAAGAAGCTTCCACAGCACAAACAGAATGACTACGACAAgacacaaataatacaaatactaaAAATGTTAATAGACCATGAGTTTTATTTCTAAGAAAAGCATGTACTGataaaatctttattaaaatcttattaGACAACAAGTCCATTTTACCAGTTGAAGGATTGTTTTGCTTATTATATTGTGAGGGATGGGAGAGGACAGGAAATTAAGAGTAGAAAAGGGAAAATGGGATTGTGAAACCatgttattttagcatcacttAGGtattgttatagttttattaatattttggtattatatttatatattttatataattttagatgAGGTAATTTCAAGTTACATGTATTAAAAAAGGGGAAATATTGCTTTGGGAACTAGCTGagataaaatatataacttttttatttatttatgtaatttcagtttattttattagatGTCTTGATTTTGCTGTAATATTTGGCTCATTAAAATTGCATCACAGGCAAATTTTACACTAGAGAACAAATTACACTAAATATGGAAATACAGTTTGTCTTGATATGTAGCACCATTTTACATTCTCATTCCCCTCAATACAACTGACAAATTTTCTTTCTAATAATAAGACAAAATTTAGTTATAgcagaaattacattttggtggagattgagattgtataatattttaatatatatatatatatatatatatatatatatatatatatatgtatatgtatatgtatatgtatatgtatatatataaaatctttcaCCCCAAGAGGTCAGCAGTGAGCTACTACCATCCTTTGGAGCTTGCAGATGccctttaatttacatttttcttttaattttgataagttTTGCATTCATTTAGtccaattaattataaaataaaataccgtTATTCATGCACACATGTACAAAAATCCCTTTCtttcaaaagacaaaacaaaacatataggTGTTAATATGAATAAGTAATCTGCTATAAAATCTTTAATTGACCTTATATAAATAATCTTTCACCCCAAGAGGTCAGCAGTGAGCTACTACCATCCTTTGGAGCTTGCAGATGccctttaattaacattttattttagttttgcatTAATTTAGTCCaattaattagaaaataaaacagaaataaaatacagttattcatgcACACATGTACAAAACAATCCCTTTCtttcaaaagacaaaacaaaacgtaTAGGTGTTAATATGAATAAGTAATCTGCTTTTTGTTGCAAGTAAATAATATCTTTAATTGACCTAGTAGCCCTAGTTTTGATACATTTTGTGCTTGGCAACTGCATTCATAGTAGAAATTTCTGCATAATCATGATTGCATAACAATGGGTGTTTTTTAAATCATACTCCGAGTCTACACAGTAATCGGTGTGTTTGGCCTTGTGTAAGGAGGAGTCACAAGGGTCTCACGAGTTCACATCTCTCTCAGATGTAGCAGAAACTGGTGACTGCATTACAACTCTAAATGCTTCTTTCTTCAGTGTAGCACCAAAAGGAGAATTGCatctttttataatgcattttatgcatgACTTTTGTCAAGAGTCAAGGGCCGCTTATAGTGCATCAGGCAAGAATGACTAACTGTGAATGCATATACACTCACACAACCCATCTATGGTTCCTTGAGAGATCATGTACAGGATACTCATCCATGTTCCTTTGTATTAATTTGGCCCCCTCTTCAGGAGCTGTGGTAAGTATGATACCCTCCTGTGCTGATGGAGGACACTTTTCTTTTGCTATAGTATGTTGATACCACGTGTGTAATGAGATGTGTCTGAAAATCAATACTAAACCCTAGCACCGTGGCAAACGCTGAATGTGATCATGGCAAAAGTGGTTTCTGTGAAATGCTACTTCAGCAGAAGACGTTTAAGTAATAGATATGCTAGCTTTTCTCATCACAGAAACCTCTTATATAAGCATACAACAAAAAGCCAGCATCAGGTTTATGCTTTCCACAAATATGGCAGCTTTCCAGCACAGTTTTAAGAAGACTGATTGTGGCTTTCTGCAAGCTTTATGTTTATAAAGAACCTCTTTCATGTCTTTTCGACACACAAAAGCCAAATTGTAGTTTTGTGGgaaaatatttcatgattctTCTAACCAGTATTTGCGTAGACGCTGATGT
Proteins encoded in this region:
- the LOC127984243 gene encoding hairy/enhancer-of-split related with YRPW motif protein 2 produces the protein MKRPCEDSTSDSDMDETIDVGSENNYSGQSNGSFIKCGSPSTTSQVMARKKRRGIIEKRRRDRINNSLSELRRLVPTAFEKQGSAKLEKAEILQMTVDHLKMLQATGGKGYFDAHSLAMDFMSIGFRECLTEVARYLSSIEGLDSSDPLRVRLVSHLSSCASQRDAAAMTTSMAHHQQALHPHHWAAALHPIPAAFLQQSGLPSSESSSSRLSEVPQRGAALLTSSFTHSDTALRAPSTGSLAPCVPPLSTSLLSISATVHAAAAAAAAQTFPLTFPGGFPLFSPSVTASSVGSSSVSPSVSTSTTSQQSSGRSSKPYRPWGTEVGAF
- the pex7 gene encoding peroxisomal biogenesis factor 7, whose amino-acid sequence is MKSFKFPGRHGYAVEISPFLASTIACASSQYYGIAGCGTLFVLEQREPDVSLVRSFDWNDGLFDVTWSENNEHVLVTGGGDGSLQIWDTANPQGPLQVLKGHTQEVYSVDWSQTRGEHLVVSGSWDHTAKVWDPERCQLVNSLQGHEGVIYSTIWSPHIPACFASASGDGTLRVWDVKAGSCRLAVPAHKAEILSCDWCKYDQNILVTGAVDCSLKVWDLRNVRHPVAQMMGHSYAIRRVKFCPFYKTVLASCSYDFTVRFWDYSKNQPLLETLEHHSEFVCGLDFNLHIPNQVVDCSWDETVKVFTPSCLAAL